Proteins from a genomic interval of Triplophysa dalaica isolate WHDGS20190420 chromosome 13, ASM1584641v1, whole genome shotgun sequence:
- the slc22a2 gene encoding solute carrier family 22 member 2 isoform X3: protein MTTYDDILEEIGQFGRCQKRIVALFCLVSMPFPCAYVGIVFQGFTPEHWCRDPGVSQIGEHCGWSLQDTRRVTVPLVNTSAGVGYSQCERYNIDWNSTDLTCDHPEGETSPARRLGSAVSACTDGWVYDYEGRQSFVTEFDLVCADAWYVDMFQAALNVGFLVGSISIGYLADKIGRMKSFLLTNFFISVTGILVAASPNYIVLLVFRALYGLGVKGGWMVGYVLITELVGVEYRRTVGVTYQMFFSIGILVLSLFAYIIPNWRWIQVAFTVPYICFLSYYWFIPESPRWLLSQNKKAKALEITQEIAKENKKTLSKNIETLKDDSADLSSTASFLDLIKTPNLRKYTFILSFNWFTSAVVYQGLIMRLGIIGGNVYLDFLISGLVEFPAAFLILLTIERVGRRLPFAAANIVSGAACLITAFIPDSMFWFKTIVACIGRLGITMAFEMVVFVNTELYPTFIRNLGVSVCSTLCDIGGIVAPFLLYRLAVIWLELPLIIFEERIIHRFGMT from the exons ATGACCACATATGACGACATCTTGGAGGAGATCGGCCAGTTCGGTCGATGCCAAAAACGAATAGTTGCCCTGTTCTGTTTGGTCTCCATGCCTTTCCCTTGTGCTTACGTTGGAATTGTGTTCCAGGGCTTCACCCCCGAACACTGGTGCCGTGACCCAGGCGTCAGTCAGATCGGCGAGCATTGTGGTTGGAGTCTTCAGGACACGCGAAGGGTCACCGTGCCCCTCGTGAACACCTCGGCAGGCGTGGGATACAGTCAGTGTGAGAGATACAACATCGACTGGAACTCCACCGATCTTACATGTGACCATCCTGAAGGCGAGACCAGCCCGGCCCGACGTTTGGGGTCGGCTGTGTCGGCCTGCACGGATGGTTGGGTGTATGACTATGAAGGGAGACAGTCTTTTGTCACTGAG TTTGATCTAGTGTGTGCGGACGCCTGGTATGTTGACATGTTCCAGGCAGCACTCAATGTGGGTTTTTTGGTGGGAAGCATTTCCATTGGATACCTGGCTGACAA AATCGGTAGAATGAAGAGTTTCCTGCTGACAAACTTCTTCATTTCAGTAACAGGAATTCTGGTTGCCGCATCCCCCAATTACATCGTCCTTCTGGTGTTCAGAGCTTTATATGGCCTCGGGGTGAAGGGTGGCTGGATGGTTGGATACGTactga TCACAGAGCTTGTGGGAGTGGAGTACAGGAGAACAGTGGGAGTGACCTATCAGATGTTCTTCAGCATCGGCATTTTAGTACTTTCTCTCTTTGCTTACATCATACCAAACTGGCGCTGGATACAGGTGGCCTTCACTGTACCTTACATCTGCTTTCTGTCATATTACTG GTTTATCCCTGAATCACCAAGATGGCTTCTCTCCCAAAACAAAAAAGCCAAAGCATTGGAGATCACACAAGAGATagccaaagaaaacaaaaagacactGTCCAAGAATATTGAG ACTTTAAAAGATGACAGTGCAGATTTATCCTCTACTGCTTCCTTTCTGGACTTGATCAAAACTCCCAATTTAAGAAAATACACCTTCATCTTGAGTTTCAACTG GTTCACCAGCGCTGTGGTTTATCAGGGTCTCATTATGAGGTTGGGAATCATAGGAGGAAATGTGTATTTAGACTTCCTCATATCTGGACTTGTGGAATTCCCAGCAGCGTTCCTCATCCTCCTCACTATTGAGCGGGTCGGCAGACGCCTTCCGTTTGCAGCCGCGAATATTGTGTCCGGGGCAGCCTGCTTAATCACGGCATTCATTCCCGACA GTATGTTCTGGTTTAAAACCATTGTCGCTTGTATCGGCCGTTTGGGCATCACTATGGCTTTTGAAATGGTTGTATTTGTGAACACTGAACTATATCCCACTTTTATCAG AAATTTGGGTGTATCAGTCTGTTCTACGTTATGTGACATTGGAGGGATTGTAGCTCCATTCCTGCTTTACCGGCTTGCTGTCATCTGGCTAGAATTGCCTCTCATTATTTTCG aagaaagaatcatacacaggtttggaatgacatga
- the slc22a2 gene encoding solute carrier family 22 member 2 isoform X1 → MTTYDDILEEIGQFGRCQKRIVALFCLVSMPFPCAYVGIVFQGFTPEHWCRDPGVSQIGEHCGWSLQDTRRVTVPLVNTSAGVGYSQCERYNIDWNSTDLTCDHPEGETSPARRLGSAVSACTDGWVYDYEGRQSFVTEFDLVCADAWYVDMFQAALNVGFLVGSISIGYLADKIGRMKSFLLTNFFISVTGILVAASPNYIVLLVFRALYGLGVKGGWMVGYVLITELVGVEYRRTVGVTYQMFFSIGILVLSLFAYIIPNWRWIQVAFTVPYICFLSYYWFIPESPRWLLSQNKKAKALEITQEIAKENKKTLSKNIETLKDDSADLSSTASFLDLIKTPNLRKYTFILSFNWFTSAVVYQGLIMRLGIIGGNVYLDFLISGLVEFPAAFLILLTIERVGRRLPFAAANIVSGAACLITAFIPDSMFWFKTIVACIGRLGITMAFEMVVFVNTELYPTFIRNLGVSVCSTLCDIGGIVAPFLLYRLAVIWLELPLIIFGALAFVAGGLVLLLPETKGMPLPETIDDIENPKRNKENHLKSQQVENLLPYDVTSKKDVTSV, encoded by the exons ATGACCACATATGACGACATCTTGGAGGAGATCGGCCAGTTCGGTCGATGCCAAAAACGAATAGTTGCCCTGTTCTGTTTGGTCTCCATGCCTTTCCCTTGTGCTTACGTTGGAATTGTGTTCCAGGGCTTCACCCCCGAACACTGGTGCCGTGACCCAGGCGTCAGTCAGATCGGCGAGCATTGTGGTTGGAGTCTTCAGGACACGCGAAGGGTCACCGTGCCCCTCGTGAACACCTCGGCAGGCGTGGGATACAGTCAGTGTGAGAGATACAACATCGACTGGAACTCCACCGATCTTACATGTGACCATCCTGAAGGCGAGACCAGCCCGGCCCGACGTTTGGGGTCGGCTGTGTCGGCCTGCACGGATGGTTGGGTGTATGACTATGAAGGGAGACAGTCTTTTGTCACTGAG TTTGATCTAGTGTGTGCGGACGCCTGGTATGTTGACATGTTCCAGGCAGCACTCAATGTGGGTTTTTTGGTGGGAAGCATTTCCATTGGATACCTGGCTGACAA AATCGGTAGAATGAAGAGTTTCCTGCTGACAAACTTCTTCATTTCAGTAACAGGAATTCTGGTTGCCGCATCCCCCAATTACATCGTCCTTCTGGTGTTCAGAGCTTTATATGGCCTCGGGGTGAAGGGTGGCTGGATGGTTGGATACGTactga TCACAGAGCTTGTGGGAGTGGAGTACAGGAGAACAGTGGGAGTGACCTATCAGATGTTCTTCAGCATCGGCATTTTAGTACTTTCTCTCTTTGCTTACATCATACCAAACTGGCGCTGGATACAGGTGGCCTTCACTGTACCTTACATCTGCTTTCTGTCATATTACTG GTTTATCCCTGAATCACCAAGATGGCTTCTCTCCCAAAACAAAAAAGCCAAAGCATTGGAGATCACACAAGAGATagccaaagaaaacaaaaagacactGTCCAAGAATATTGAG ACTTTAAAAGATGACAGTGCAGATTTATCCTCTACTGCTTCCTTTCTGGACTTGATCAAAACTCCCAATTTAAGAAAATACACCTTCATCTTGAGTTTCAACTG GTTCACCAGCGCTGTGGTTTATCAGGGTCTCATTATGAGGTTGGGAATCATAGGAGGAAATGTGTATTTAGACTTCCTCATATCTGGACTTGTGGAATTCCCAGCAGCGTTCCTCATCCTCCTCACTATTGAGCGGGTCGGCAGACGCCTTCCGTTTGCAGCCGCGAATATTGTGTCCGGGGCAGCCTGCTTAATCACGGCATTCATTCCCGACA GTATGTTCTGGTTTAAAACCATTGTCGCTTGTATCGGCCGTTTGGGCATCACTATGGCTTTTGAAATGGTTGTATTTGTGAACACTGAACTATATCCCACTTTTATCAG AAATTTGGGTGTATCAGTCTGTTCTACGTTATGTGACATTGGAGGGATTGTAGCTCCATTCCTGCTTTACCGGCTTGCTGTCATCTGGCTAGAATTGCCTCTCATTATTTTCG GTGCTCTCGCGTTTGTGGCTGGTGGACTGGTTCTGCTCTTACCTGAAACCAAAGGTATGCCCCTTCCAGAAACCATCGATGACATCGAAAATCCAAAGAG GAACAAAGAAAACCATCTGAAGAGTCAACAGGTTGAGAATCTGCTGCCGTATGATGTGACATCCAAAAAAGACGTTACATCCGTCTGA
- the slc22a2 gene encoding solute carrier family 22 member 2 isoform X2, with protein sequence MTTYDDILEEIGQFGRCQKRIVALFCLVSMPFPCAYVGIVFQGFTPEHWCRDPGVSQIGEHCGWSLQDTRRVTVPLVNTSAGVGYSQCERYNIDWNSTDLTCDHPEGETSPARRLGSAVSACTDGWVYDYEGRQSFVTEFDLVCADAWYVDMFQAALNVGFLVGSISIGYLADKIGRMKSFLLTNFFISVTGILVAASPNYIVLLVFRALYGLGVKGGWMVGYVLITELVGVEYRRTVGVTYQMFFSIGILVLSLFAYIIPNWRWIQVAFTVPYICFLSYYWFIPESPRWLLSQNKKAKALEITQEIAKENKKTLSKNIETLKDDSADLSSTASFLDLIKTPNLRKYTFILSFNWFTSAVVYQGLIMRLGIIGGNVYLDFLISGLVEFPAAFLILLTIERVGRRLPFAAANIVSGAACLITAFIPDSMFWFKTIVACIGRLGITMAFEMVVFVNTELYPTFIRNLGVSVCSTLCDIGGIVAPFLLYRLAVIWLELPLIIFVSTKYLIFTQK encoded by the exons ATGACCACATATGACGACATCTTGGAGGAGATCGGCCAGTTCGGTCGATGCCAAAAACGAATAGTTGCCCTGTTCTGTTTGGTCTCCATGCCTTTCCCTTGTGCTTACGTTGGAATTGTGTTCCAGGGCTTCACCCCCGAACACTGGTGCCGTGACCCAGGCGTCAGTCAGATCGGCGAGCATTGTGGTTGGAGTCTTCAGGACACGCGAAGGGTCACCGTGCCCCTCGTGAACACCTCGGCAGGCGTGGGATACAGTCAGTGTGAGAGATACAACATCGACTGGAACTCCACCGATCTTACATGTGACCATCCTGAAGGCGAGACCAGCCCGGCCCGACGTTTGGGGTCGGCTGTGTCGGCCTGCACGGATGGTTGGGTGTATGACTATGAAGGGAGACAGTCTTTTGTCACTGAG TTTGATCTAGTGTGTGCGGACGCCTGGTATGTTGACATGTTCCAGGCAGCACTCAATGTGGGTTTTTTGGTGGGAAGCATTTCCATTGGATACCTGGCTGACAA AATCGGTAGAATGAAGAGTTTCCTGCTGACAAACTTCTTCATTTCAGTAACAGGAATTCTGGTTGCCGCATCCCCCAATTACATCGTCCTTCTGGTGTTCAGAGCTTTATATGGCCTCGGGGTGAAGGGTGGCTGGATGGTTGGATACGTactga TCACAGAGCTTGTGGGAGTGGAGTACAGGAGAACAGTGGGAGTGACCTATCAGATGTTCTTCAGCATCGGCATTTTAGTACTTTCTCTCTTTGCTTACATCATACCAAACTGGCGCTGGATACAGGTGGCCTTCACTGTACCTTACATCTGCTTTCTGTCATATTACTG GTTTATCCCTGAATCACCAAGATGGCTTCTCTCCCAAAACAAAAAAGCCAAAGCATTGGAGATCACACAAGAGATagccaaagaaaacaaaaagacactGTCCAAGAATATTGAG ACTTTAAAAGATGACAGTGCAGATTTATCCTCTACTGCTTCCTTTCTGGACTTGATCAAAACTCCCAATTTAAGAAAATACACCTTCATCTTGAGTTTCAACTG GTTCACCAGCGCTGTGGTTTATCAGGGTCTCATTATGAGGTTGGGAATCATAGGAGGAAATGTGTATTTAGACTTCCTCATATCTGGACTTGTGGAATTCCCAGCAGCGTTCCTCATCCTCCTCACTATTGAGCGGGTCGGCAGACGCCTTCCGTTTGCAGCCGCGAATATTGTGTCCGGGGCAGCCTGCTTAATCACGGCATTCATTCCCGACA GTATGTTCTGGTTTAAAACCATTGTCGCTTGTATCGGCCGTTTGGGCATCACTATGGCTTTTGAAATGGTTGTATTTGTGAACACTGAACTATATCCCACTTTTATCAG AAATTTGGGTGTATCAGTCTGTTCTACGTTATGTGACATTGGAGGGATTGTAGCTCCATTCCTGCTTTACCGGCTTGCTGTCATCTGGCTAGAATTGCCTCTCATTATTTTCG TGTCAACAAAGTATTTGAtatttactcaaaaatga
- the plg gene encoding plasminogen isoform X1, protein MEVLKAGLLFCLFLFSGVPRSLTESTDALEAYIKTDGAWIVKITKTRYTVNTVEECGIKCDKETTFTCRSFYYIEKDQDCVTLPANSKTDQLLRRMSTTLYEKKEYLQECVNGIGTDYRGTKSKTKTGTLCQRWEGMFPHKPNITPKTHQKADLESNFCRNPDGDKGGPWCYTTDPEKRWENCDIQDCTEECIQCSGENYRGKISTTESGYTCQHWDSQKPHNHGYIPSALPEKYLEENYCRNPDGEPKPWCFTTNPNKRWEPCSIPRCTTEPPTIVPELTCATGDGSSYRGTISVTISGKACQSWKSQIPHKHGRTPDKYPCKGLEENYCRNPDNERSPWCYTADPETRWEYCSVPVCGDQPKPEDPIIPVGEECYEGDGSSYRGVMSETISGKKCQFWTSMEPHKHSKTPQNFPKGDLRRNMCRNPDGDRAPWCYTNDPSVRWEFCKIDRCGSKPEPPQSPQQEPPTKPSLAVAPATDQSVTLGDCKIGNGADYRGPTSTTIMGVTCQAWSSMTPHQHASFTPETHPDRGLESNQCRNPDNDVNGPWCYTTDRNQKWEHCQIPDCESLKCGQPVVKPRRCFGRIVGGCISKPHSWPWQISLRTSAGKIHFCGGTLIDAQWVLTAAHCLERSRRPSAYKIFLGIHSERAYELSKQERDVSKIVMGPPGTDIALLKLDRPAIINDKVSPACLPEKDYVVASGTECYVTGWGETQGTGGDGTLKETGFPVIENKICNRASYLNGRVKDHEMCAGNIEGGTDSCQGDSGGPLVCYKQNKFVLQGVTSWGLGCANAMKPGVYVRVSKFIDWIEKSMKEN, encoded by the exons ATGGAGGTTCTAAAGGCAggtcttttattttgtcttttcctcTTCTCAG GTGTCCCTAGATCCCTCACGGAAAGTACAG ATGCTCTAGAAGCATATATTAAAACAGACGGGGCTTGGATAGTAAAAATCACCAAAACACGGTACACTGTGAATACAGTGGAAGAATGTGGCATCAAGTGTGACAAAGAGACTACTTTTACATGCAG GTCCTTTTACTATATTGAGAAGGATCAGGATTGTGTAACGTTACCTGCCAACTCTAAGACCGACCAACTACTGCGAAGAATGAGCACTACACTATATGAGAAAAAAG AGTACTTACAGGAATGTGTCAATGGAATTGGCACAGACTACAGAGGGAcaaaatccaaaacaaaaacaggaacatTGTGTCAGCGATGGGAGGGAATGTTCCCCCATAAGCCAAA CATAACACCGAAGACACACCAAAAAGCTGACCTAGAGTCCAACTTTTGCCGTAACCCAGATGGAGACAAAGGAGGTCCCTGGTGCTACACCACAGATCCTGAGAAAAGATGGGAAAACTGTGATATCCAAGATTGCACAG AGGAATGCATTCAATGCAGTGGTGAAAACTATAGAGGCAAGATCTCCACCACTGAGAGTGGTTACACCTGCCAACACTGGGACTCTCAGAAGCCACACAACCATGGCTACATCCCTTCAGC tcTTCCTGAGAAGTACTTGGAGGAGAACTATTGCAGAAACCCTGATGGAGAACCCAAACCCTGGTGCTTTACCACCAATCCAAACAAACGCTGGGAACCCTGCTCTATTCCTCGATGCA CCACTGAACCACCCACAATCGTACCGGAGCTGACCTGTGCTACCGGAGATGGAAGCTCGTACAGGGGTACCATTTCTGTGACCATATCAGGGAAAGCCTGCCAGAGCTGGAAATCTCAAATTCCTCACAAGCATGGTAGAACTCCAGACAAGTACCCGTGCAA AGGTCTTGAAGAGAACTACTGCAGGAACCCTGATAATGAGAGAAGTCCCTGGTGTTACACCGCAGACCCTGAGACCCGCTGGGAATACTGCAGTGTCCCAGTTTGTGGTGATCAACCTAAACCTG AAGATCCGATCATTCCTGTAGGAGAGGAATGTTATGAAGGAGATGGAAGCTCATACCGTGGTGTCATGTCCGAGACAATCAGTGGAAAGAAATGCCAGTTCTGGACATCCATGGAACCTCATAAACATTCCAAAACACCTCAGAACTTCCCCAAAGG AGATCTGAGGAGGAACATGTGCAGGAACCCAGATGGTGACCGAGCTCCATGGTGCTACACCAATGACCCCTCTGTTCGGTGGGAGTTTTGCAAAATTGACCGTTGTGGTAGCAAACCTGAACCGCCTCAGTCTCCACAACAGGAGCCTCCAACCAAACCATCTTTAGCTGTGGCTCCTGCGACCGACCAATCCGTTACTTTAGGTG attgtaAAATTGGCAATGGAGCAGATTACCGGGGTCCTACATCTACAACCATAATGGGAGTGACCTGCCAAGCATGGAGTTCTATGACCCCTCATCAACATGCCAGTTTTACCCCTGAGACACATCCAGACAGGGGCCTCGAGTCGAAT CAATGCCGAAATCCAGATAATGATGTGAATGGACCTTGGTGCTATACAACAGATAGAAATCAGAAGTGGGAACACTGTCAGATCCCAGACTGCG AGAGTCTGAAATGTGGACAACCAGTGGTAAAACCTAGACGTTGCTTTGGGCGAATCGTTGGGGGATGTATTTCCAAACCCCACTCCTGGCCTTGGCAGATCAGTCTTCGAACCAG TGCTGGAAAAATTCATTTCTGTGGTGGAACTCTGATAGATGCACAGTGGGTTCTAACTGCAGCCCATTGCCTTGAGAG GTCTAGGAGGCCATCAGCTTACAAGATCTTCCTTGGAATCCACTCAGAACGTGCGTATGAGCTTTCCAAACAGGAACGAGATGTTTCCAAGATAGTTATGGGACCACCTGGAACTGACATTGCTCTTCTCAAGTTGGACAG gCCTGCAATAATAAACGATAAGGTATCACCTGCTTGTCTACCAGAAAAGGACTACGTTGTAGCAAGTGGCACAGAATGCTATGTGACAGGTTGGGGAGAAACACAGG gaacTGGTGGAGATGGGACCTTAAAAGAAACGGGTTTCCCAGTGATTGAGAATAAAATCTGCAACCGTGCCTCATATTTGAACGGCCGCGTAAAGGACCACGAAATGTGTGCTGGAAACATAGAAGGTGGAACGGACAGTTGCCAG GGTGACAGCGGTGGTCCTCTCGTCTGCTACAAACAGAACAAGTTTGTTCTTCAAGGAGTGACTTCATGGGGTCTGGGCTGTGCTAATGCCATGAAACCAGGAGTGTACGTCCGTGTCTCTAAATTTATCGATTGGATTGAAAAAAGCATGAAAGAAAACTAA
- the plg gene encoding plasminogen isoform X2, which yields MEVLKAGLLFCLFLFSGVPRSLTESTDALEAYIKTDGAWIVKITKTRYTVNTVEECGIKCDKETTFTCRSFYYIEKDQDCVTLPANSKTDQLLRRMSTTLYEKKEYLQECVNGIGTDYRGTKSKTKTGTLCQRWEGMFPHKPNITPKTHQKADLESNFCRNPDGDKGGPWCYTTDPEKRWENCDIQDCTEECIQCSGENYRGKISTTESGYTCQHWDSQKPHNHGYIPSALPEKYLEENYCRNPDGEPKPWCFTTNPNKRWEPCSIPRCTTEPPTIVPELTCATGDGSSYRGTISVTISGKACQSWKSQIPHKHGRTPDKYPCKGLEENYCRNPDNERSPWCYTADPETRWEYCSVPVCGDQPKPEDPIIPVGEECYEGDGSSYRGVMSETISGKKCQFWTSMEPHKHSKTPQNFPKGDLRRNMCRNPDGDRAPWCYTNDPSVRWEFCKIDRCGSKPEPPQSPQQEPPTKPSLAVAPATDQSVTLDCKIGNGADYRGPTSTTIMGVTCQAWSSMTPHQHASFTPETHPDRGLESNQCRNPDNDVNGPWCYTTDRNQKWEHCQIPDCESLKCGQPVVKPRRCFGRIVGGCISKPHSWPWQISLRTSAGKIHFCGGTLIDAQWVLTAAHCLERSRRPSAYKIFLGIHSERAYELSKQERDVSKIVMGPPGTDIALLKLDRPAIINDKVSPACLPEKDYVVASGTECYVTGWGETQGTGGDGTLKETGFPVIENKICNRASYLNGRVKDHEMCAGNIEGGTDSCQGDSGGPLVCYKQNKFVLQGVTSWGLGCANAMKPGVYVRVSKFIDWIEKSMKEN from the exons ATGGAGGTTCTAAAGGCAggtcttttattttgtcttttcctcTTCTCAG GTGTCCCTAGATCCCTCACGGAAAGTACAG ATGCTCTAGAAGCATATATTAAAACAGACGGGGCTTGGATAGTAAAAATCACCAAAACACGGTACACTGTGAATACAGTGGAAGAATGTGGCATCAAGTGTGACAAAGAGACTACTTTTACATGCAG GTCCTTTTACTATATTGAGAAGGATCAGGATTGTGTAACGTTACCTGCCAACTCTAAGACCGACCAACTACTGCGAAGAATGAGCACTACACTATATGAGAAAAAAG AGTACTTACAGGAATGTGTCAATGGAATTGGCACAGACTACAGAGGGAcaaaatccaaaacaaaaacaggaacatTGTGTCAGCGATGGGAGGGAATGTTCCCCCATAAGCCAAA CATAACACCGAAGACACACCAAAAAGCTGACCTAGAGTCCAACTTTTGCCGTAACCCAGATGGAGACAAAGGAGGTCCCTGGTGCTACACCACAGATCCTGAGAAAAGATGGGAAAACTGTGATATCCAAGATTGCACAG AGGAATGCATTCAATGCAGTGGTGAAAACTATAGAGGCAAGATCTCCACCACTGAGAGTGGTTACACCTGCCAACACTGGGACTCTCAGAAGCCACACAACCATGGCTACATCCCTTCAGC tcTTCCTGAGAAGTACTTGGAGGAGAACTATTGCAGAAACCCTGATGGAGAACCCAAACCCTGGTGCTTTACCACCAATCCAAACAAACGCTGGGAACCCTGCTCTATTCCTCGATGCA CCACTGAACCACCCACAATCGTACCGGAGCTGACCTGTGCTACCGGAGATGGAAGCTCGTACAGGGGTACCATTTCTGTGACCATATCAGGGAAAGCCTGCCAGAGCTGGAAATCTCAAATTCCTCACAAGCATGGTAGAACTCCAGACAAGTACCCGTGCAA AGGTCTTGAAGAGAACTACTGCAGGAACCCTGATAATGAGAGAAGTCCCTGGTGTTACACCGCAGACCCTGAGACCCGCTGGGAATACTGCAGTGTCCCAGTTTGTGGTGATCAACCTAAACCTG AAGATCCGATCATTCCTGTAGGAGAGGAATGTTATGAAGGAGATGGAAGCTCATACCGTGGTGTCATGTCCGAGACAATCAGTGGAAAGAAATGCCAGTTCTGGACATCCATGGAACCTCATAAACATTCCAAAACACCTCAGAACTTCCCCAAAGG AGATCTGAGGAGGAACATGTGCAGGAACCCAGATGGTGACCGAGCTCCATGGTGCTACACCAATGACCCCTCTGTTCGGTGGGAGTTTTGCAAAATTGACCGTTGTGGTAGCAAACCTGAACCGCCTCAGTCTCCACAACAGGAGCCTCCAACCAAACCATCTTTAGCTGTGGCTCCTGCGACCGACCAATCCGTTACTTTAG attgtaAAATTGGCAATGGAGCAGATTACCGGGGTCCTACATCTACAACCATAATGGGAGTGACCTGCCAAGCATGGAGTTCTATGACCCCTCATCAACATGCCAGTTTTACCCCTGAGACACATCCAGACAGGGGCCTCGAGTCGAAT CAATGCCGAAATCCAGATAATGATGTGAATGGACCTTGGTGCTATACAACAGATAGAAATCAGAAGTGGGAACACTGTCAGATCCCAGACTGCG AGAGTCTGAAATGTGGACAACCAGTGGTAAAACCTAGACGTTGCTTTGGGCGAATCGTTGGGGGATGTATTTCCAAACCCCACTCCTGGCCTTGGCAGATCAGTCTTCGAACCAG TGCTGGAAAAATTCATTTCTGTGGTGGAACTCTGATAGATGCACAGTGGGTTCTAACTGCAGCCCATTGCCTTGAGAG GTCTAGGAGGCCATCAGCTTACAAGATCTTCCTTGGAATCCACTCAGAACGTGCGTATGAGCTTTCCAAACAGGAACGAGATGTTTCCAAGATAGTTATGGGACCACCTGGAACTGACATTGCTCTTCTCAAGTTGGACAG gCCTGCAATAATAAACGATAAGGTATCACCTGCTTGTCTACCAGAAAAGGACTACGTTGTAGCAAGTGGCACAGAATGCTATGTGACAGGTTGGGGAGAAACACAGG gaacTGGTGGAGATGGGACCTTAAAAGAAACGGGTTTCCCAGTGATTGAGAATAAAATCTGCAACCGTGCCTCATATTTGAACGGCCGCGTAAAGGACCACGAAATGTGTGCTGGAAACATAGAAGGTGGAACGGACAGTTGCCAG GGTGACAGCGGTGGTCCTCTCGTCTGCTACAAACAGAACAAGTTTGTTCTTCAAGGAGTGACTTCATGGGGTCTGGGCTGTGCTAATGCCATGAAACCAGGAGTGTACGTCCGTGTCTCTAAATTTATCGATTGGATTGAAAAAAGCATGAAAGAAAACTAA